In Paracoccus jeotgali, the following are encoded in one genomic region:
- a CDS encoding RSP_2647 family RNA methyltransferase has protein sequence MTTEHVIRLKPKTKPQAIRHGFPWVFADEVVTDRRTRAIPPGSFAVLEDPERRPLALVTVNPNSRIFARVMDADPQAQIDAAWLEARLTRALRLRERLYDQPFYRLVHAEADGLPGVIIDRFGDHAVIQPNAAWSDEMAPLIAETLRAVTGVGTVILNGQGRTRGLEGLSERTEVLAGTAPEAPIRVPMNGATYLADLMGGQKTGLFYDQRPNHAFAQRLATGRVLDVFSHVGGFGLAMLAAGAEHATFVDGSAPALSLVQQGAQAMDLDPDRTQMIQQDAFAALETLAAEERRFDVVICDPPAFAPAKPALEAGLRAYERIARLAAPLVAPGGYLGLCSCSHAADLTSFRNASARGIGRGGRRAQLIHTGQAGPDHPMLPQLAETGYLKALFFRLDG, from the coding sequence ATGACCACCGAGCACGTTATCCGGCTGAAGCCGAAGACCAAGCCGCAGGCGATCCGCCACGGTTTTCCCTGGGTTTTCGCCGATGAGGTCGTCACCGACCGCCGCACCCGCGCCATTCCACCCGGCAGCTTCGCCGTGTTGGAAGACCCCGAGCGGCGGCCGCTGGCGCTGGTGACGGTGAACCCGAACTCTCGCATCTTCGCGCGCGTCATGGACGCCGACCCGCAGGCGCAGATCGACGCGGCGTGGCTGGAAGCCCGCCTGACCCGCGCGCTGCGGCTGCGCGAGCGGCTGTATGACCAGCCCTTCTACCGCCTTGTCCATGCCGAGGCCGACGGGCTGCCCGGCGTCATCATCGACCGCTTTGGCGATCACGCGGTGATCCAGCCCAACGCCGCCTGGTCGGACGAGATGGCCCCCCTGATCGCCGAGACGCTGCGCGCGGTGACCGGCGTCGGCACGGTGATCCTGAACGGGCAGGGCCGGACCCGCGGCCTTGAAGGGCTGAGCGAGCGGACCGAGGTTCTGGCCGGCACCGCGCCCGAGGCCCCGATCCGGGTGCCGATGAACGGCGCGACCTATCTGGCCGATCTGATGGGCGGGCAAAAGACCGGCCTGTTCTACGATCAGCGGCCGAATCACGCCTTTGCGCAGCGGCTTGCGACGGGCCGGGTGCTGGATGTGTTCAGCCATGTCGGCGGCTTCGGTCTGGCCATGCTGGCGGCGGGGGCGGAGCACGCGACCTTCGTCGACGGCTCTGCCCCGGCGCTGTCGCTGGTCCAGCAGGGCGCGCAGGCGATGGATCTGGACCCCGACCGGACTCAGATGATCCAGCAGGACGCCTTTGCGGCGCTGGAAACCCTCGCAGCCGAGGAGCGGCGTTTTGACGTGGTCATCTGCGATCCGCCCGCCTTCGCGCCCGCGAAGCCCGCGCTCGAGGCCGGGCTGCGGGCCTATGAACGCATCGCCCGGCTGGCCGCGCCGCTGGTCGCGCCGGGCGGTTATCTGGGCCTGTGTTCCTGCAGCCATGCCGCCGATCTGACCAGCTTCCGCAACGCCAGCGCGCGGGGCATCGGGCGTGGCGGGCGGCGGGCGCAGCTGATCCACACCGGGCAGGCCGGCCCGGACCACCCCATGCTGCCGCAGCTGGCCGAGACCGGCTACCTGAAGGCGCTGTTCTTCCGGCTGGACGGATGA
- a CDS encoding RSP_2648 family PIN domain-containing protein encodes MIAVLDANVLFPTVLREILADCAASNLFTPIWSERILQEWTRAAGRLGPIASDIAAAEAALLRDRFPAAAMPGDEDRARGFDLPDPADLHVLAAGLESGAQAVVTLNLRDFPRRAMAAAGLRALHPDAFLMELWLDDPDAVAAAVTAAHAKAESLGGPVPLRSMMKRARLPRLGRALGGRG; translated from the coding sequence ATGATCGCGGTTCTCGACGCCAATGTGCTGTTCCCGACCGTGCTGCGGGAGATTCTGGCCGACTGCGCGGCGTCGAACCTGTTCACCCCCATCTGGTCGGAACGCATCCTGCAGGAATGGACCCGCGCCGCCGGCCGGCTTGGCCCCATCGCCAGCGACATCGCCGCGGCCGAGGCGGCGCTGCTGCGCGACCGCTTTCCCGCCGCCGCCATGCCGGGGGACGAGGATCGCGCCCGTGGCTTCGACCTGCCCGACCCCGCCGATCTGCATGTGCTGGCGGCCGGTCTGGAAAGCGGCGCGCAGGCGGTGGTGACGCTGAACCTGCGCGATTTCCCGCGCCGCGCAATGGCCGCGGCGGGGCTGCGCGCGCTGCATCCCGACGCCTTCCTGATGGAGCTGTGGCTGGACGATCCCGACGCCGTCGCCGCCGCCGTCACCGCCGCCCATGCCAAGGCCGAAAGCCTGGGCGGCCCGGTCCCCCTGCGGTCGATGATGAAGCGTGCGCGGCTGCCCCGGCTGGGCCGTGCGCTTGGCGGCCGGGGCTGA
- the zwf gene encoding glucose-6-phosphate dehydrogenase translates to MVVRTIPVDSFDLVIFGATGDLALRKIMPALYRRFLAGQMPHDARIIGAARSEMTDTQFRDTVRAAIREHAAGADPGQLDGFLDQIHYVAIDAQGVGGWDHLSALMRDDVVRAFYFSVAPSLFGDLARRLSEHGIADGDSRIVVEKPFGRDLESARALNATLARHFGEGQIYRIDHYLGKETVQNLMAVRFANILFEPLWNAQYIDHVQITVAETVGVGGRGGYYDHAGAMRDMVQNHMMQLLCLTAMEPPYHFDPDAVRDEKLKVIRALEPVSDADIVRGQYQGEGDAPGYLEDVDNPDSRTESYLALKVRIANWRWQGTPFYLRTGKKLRARTSEIVITFKPPPHSIFDEAGPRANQLVIKLQPDEGMDLFVMIKEPGPGGMRLVQVPLDMSFAEALGPEGADMPDAYERLIMDVIRGNQTLFMRGDEVEAAWAWVDPIISSWDDSKHRPEPYDAGSSGPDEALRLMHRDNRRWREIRP, encoded by the coding sequence ATGGTCGTAAGGACGATACCCGTGGACAGTTTCGATCTGGTGATCTTCGGCGCGACCGGCGATCTGGCGCTGCGCAAGATCATGCCCGCGCTCTACCGCCGGTTTCTGGCCGGTCAGATGCCGCATGATGCCCGCATCATCGGCGCCGCCCGGTCCGAGATGACCGACACGCAGTTCCGCGACACGGTCCGCGCCGCGATCCGCGAACACGCCGCCGGGGCCGATCCGGGGCAGTTGGACGGGTTTCTGGACCAGATCCATTACGTCGCCATCGACGCGCAGGGCGTGGGCGGCTGGGACCACCTGTCGGCGCTGATGCGCGACGATGTGGTGCGGGCGTTCTATTTCTCGGTCGCGCCGTCGCTGTTTGGCGATCTGGCGCGGCGGCTGTCGGAACACGGCATCGCCGATGGTGACAGCCGCATCGTGGTGGAAAAGCCCTTTGGCCGCGATCTGGAGTCGGCGCGCGCGCTGAACGCCACCCTCGCCCGCCATTTCGGCGAGGGGCAGATCTATCGCATCGACCATTATCTGGGCAAGGAAACCGTCCAGAACCTGATGGCGGTGCGCTTTGCCAATATCCTGTTCGAGCCGCTGTGGAACGCGCAATATATCGACCACGTCCAGATCACCGTGGCCGAAACCGTGGGAGTGGGCGGGCGCGGCGGCTATTACGACCATGCCGGGGCCATGCGCGACATGGTCCAGAACCACATGATGCAACTGCTTTGCCTGACCGCGATGGAGCCGCCCTATCACTTCGACCCCGACGCCGTCCGCGACGAAAAGCTCAAGGTGATCCGCGCGCTGGAGCCGGTCTCGGACGCCGATATCGTGCGCGGCCAGTATCAGGGCGAGGGCGACGCGCCGGGCTATCTGGAAGACGTGGACAACCCCGACAGCCGCACTGAAAGCTATCTGGCGCTGAAGGTCCGCATCGCCAACTGGCGCTGGCAGGGCACGCCCTTCTACCTGCGGACCGGCAAGAAGCTGCGGGCGCGCACCAGCGAGATCGTCATCACCTTCAAGCCGCCGCCACATTCGATCTTTGACGAGGCCGGACCGCGCGCCAACCAGCTTGTCATCAAGCTGCAGCCGGATGAAGGCATGGACCTGTTCGTGATGATCAAGGAACCCGGCCCCGGCGGGATGCGTCTGGTGCAGGTGCCGCTGGACATGTCCTTTGCCGAGGCGCTCGGCCCCGAGGGCGCGGACATGCCCGACGCCTACGAACGCCTGATCATGGACGTGATCCGCGGCAACCAGACCCTGTTCATGCGCGGCGATGAGGTCGAGGCCGCCTGGGCCTGGGTCGATCCGATCATCTCGTCCTGGGACGACAGCAAGCACCGGCCCGAACCCTATGACGCGGGATCCTCGGGACCGGACGAGGCGTTGCGCCTGATGCACCGCGACAACCGACGCTGGAGAGAGATCAGACCATGA
- the pgl gene encoding 6-phosphogluconolactonase → MTLDVITYPDAEMMALSLADRIAGELRQQLDAVGPASLCVPGGSTPGPMFRALSGLALDWGRVTVLLNDERWVPGDHPRSNSAMLRKTLLTGPAAAADYIDLYTGDPTPEGAAPGLSQRVAPHLPLTVLVLGMGDDMHTASLFPRAPGLDELLSPDAPPVMAAKGGDEPRITLTAPALQSALHIHVMIAGEKKRAALDAASKADPMQAPIAAFLRDAVIHYAD, encoded by the coding sequence ATGACCCTTGACGTCATCACCTATCCCGACGCCGAAATGATGGCCCTGTCGCTCGCCGACCGGATCGCGGGCGAGCTGCGCCAGCAGCTTGACGCGGTCGGTCCGGCAAGCCTCTGCGTGCCGGGCGGATCGACGCCGGGGCCGATGTTCCGGGCGCTGTCGGGGCTGGCGCTGGATTGGGGGCGGGTGACGGTGCTGCTGAACGACGAAAGATGGGTGCCGGGGGATCATCCGCGCTCGAACTCGGCGATGCTGCGCAAGACGCTGCTGACCGGACCGGCGGCGGCGGCTGACTATATCGACCTCTACACCGGCGATCCGACGCCGGAAGGCGCCGCGCCGGGTCTGTCGCAGCGCGTGGCCCCGCATCTGCCGCTGACGGTGCTGGTGCTGGGCATGGGCGACGACATGCACACGGCAAGCCTGTTTCCCCGCGCGCCGGGGCTCGACGAGCTGCTCTCCCCCGACGCGCCGCCGGTCATGGCCGCCAAGGGCGGCGACGAGCCGCGCATCACCCTGACCGCGCCGGCGCTGCAATCGGCGCTGCATATCCATGTGATGATCGCGGGCGAGAAAAAGCGGGCTGCGCTGGACGCCGCCAGCAAGGCCGATCCGATGCAGGCGCCCATCGCGGCGTTTCTGCGCGATGCGGTGATCCATTATGCCGATTGA
- the pgi gene encoding glucose-6-phosphate isomerase, with protein MDAVWDRLTALHQASALNIPALFAADPDRAEGFTIRADGMVFDYSKTAIDRETRDALLALTADLNARRDAMLSGEKINETEGRAVLHAALRHPDTPLWPGGEAVRAGVAATLARMASFATHIRDGEIRGQGGAFTDVVNIGIGGSDLGPAMAARALTPYQDGPRLHFVSNVDGADLADTLRGLDPARTLVIVASKTFTTIETMTNARSAQDWLAAHVDDPAQQFAAVSSATDKTAEWSIDPDRVFGFEDWVGGRYSVWGPIGLSLMLGIGPQRFREFLRGGAAMDDHFRSAPHARNMPVMLALVGLWHHQICGYPTRAVLPYAQRLGRLPAYLQQLEMESNGKRVAMDGSDLTHGSGPVVWGEPGTNGQHAFYQLIHQGTQIVPCEFIAAACGHEPALDHHHKLLLANCLAQSEALMRGRDLDEARQLMAAQGLTGAELDRQARHRVFPGNRPSTTLLVRQVTPYTLGQIIALYEHRVFVEGVVLGLNSFDQWGVELGKELAKSVAPLLDGKTVPDQDASTLSLAEALREMRGGEG; from the coding sequence ATTGACGCCGTCTGGGACCGCCTGACCGCGCTGCATCAGGCCAGCGCCCTGAACATCCCCGCCCTGTTCGCCGCCGACCCCGACCGGGCCGAAGGTTTCACCATCCGCGCCGACGGCATGGTCTTCGACTACTCCAAGACGGCCATCGACCGCGAGACCCGTGACGCGCTGCTGGCCCTGACCGCCGATCTGAACGCGCGCCGCGATGCGATGTTAAGCGGCGAAAAGATCAACGAGACCGAAGGCCGCGCCGTGCTGCACGCCGCCCTGCGCCACCCCGACACCCCGCTGTGGCCGGGCGGAGAGGCGGTGCGCGCAGGCGTCGCCGCGACGCTGGCCCGGATGGCGTCCTTCGCCACCCATATCCGCGACGGCGAGATCCGCGGGCAGGGCGGCGCCTTTACCGATGTCGTCAATATCGGCATCGGCGGCTCTGATCTGGGGCCGGCGATGGCGGCGCGGGCGCTGACGCCGTATCAGGACGGGCCGCGGCTGCATTTCGTCTCGAACGTGGACGGGGCCGATCTGGCGGATACGCTGCGCGGGCTGGACCCGGCGCGGACGCTGGTGATCGTGGCGTCCAAGACCTTCACCACCATCGAGACGATGACCAACGCCCGCAGCGCGCAGGACTGGCTGGCGGCGCATGTGGATGATCCGGCGCAGCAGTTCGCCGCGGTGTCCTCGGCCACCGACAAGACCGCCGAATGGTCCATCGACCCCGACCGCGTCTTTGGGTTCGAGGATTGGGTCGGGGGCCGCTACTCGGTCTGGGGACCGATCGGGCTGTCGCTGATGCTGGGCATCGGGCCGCAGCGGTTCCGCGAGTTCCTGCGCGGCGGGGCGGCGATGGACGACCATTTCCGCAGCGCACCGCACGCCCGCAACATGCCGGTGATGCTGGCGCTGGTCGGGCTGTGGCATCACCAGATCTGTGGCTATCCGACCCGTGCCGTGTTGCCCTACGCGCAGCGGCTGGGGCGCCTGCCGGCCTATCTGCAACAGCTCGAGATGGAATCGAACGGCAAGCGGGTGGCGATGGACGGCAGCGACCTGACCCATGGCTCTGGGCCGGTGGTCTGGGGCGAGCCGGGGACGAACGGGCAGCACGCCTTTTATCAGCTGATCCATCAGGGCACGCAGATCGTGCCGTGCGAGTTCATCGCCGCCGCCTGCGGGCACGAACCCGCGCTGGACCATCACCACAAGCTGCTGCTGGCCAACTGCCTCGCCCAGTCCGAGGCGCTGATGCGCGGCCGCGACCTGGACGAGGCGCGGCAGCTCATGGCGGCGCAGGGCCTGACCGGTGCCGAGCTGGACCGACAGGCGCGGCACCGGGTGTTTCCGGGCAACCGCCCCTCGACCACGCTGCTGGTGCGGCAGGTGACGCCCTATACGCTGGGCCAGATCATCGCGCTGTATGAGCACCGGGTCTTTGTCGAGGGCGTCGTGCTGGGGCTGAACAGCTTTGACCAATGGGGGGTCGAACTAGGCAAGGAACTGGCGAAATCGGTGGCGCCGCTGCTGGATGGCAAGACGGTGCCGGATCAGGATGCCTCGACACTGTCACTGGCCGAGGCGCTGCGCGAAATGCGGGGTGGCGAGGGCTGA
- a CDS encoding MFS transporter, with the protein MTQGIVDNPATMRRAWRNVIILLLAQAVMGAQMPMIFTIGGLAGQMLSPNPCFATLAISMIVLGSALSARPLSGFMQRHGRRAGFQLAAISGMLGASVSALGLYRGSFTLYLIGSLLTGVYMAAQGFFRFAATDTAPESFAPRAISLVMAGGLASAVVALALLRLTEGLSAIPFLYSYSVIILLNLGGLLLFLGLDIPRPAAPRPGVAAEGRPMAEILRDPTIIVAMICGMVSYALMNLIMTSTPLAMVGCGLEQSQASDVVFAHVMAMFVPSFFTGHLINRFGATAIVGVGLTILTASGAVALTGVELENFYLSLILLGIGWNFGFIGATSMLTQAHSPAERGRVQGMNDLVVFSGVFLASLSSGGLMNCAAGMDAQAGWNAVNLAMVPLLVLAGGALIWLRLRPKMA; encoded by the coding sequence ATGACGCAAGGAATCGTGGACAATCCGGCCACCATGCGCCGGGCCTGGCGCAACGTGATCATCCTGCTGCTCGCGCAGGCGGTGATGGGCGCGCAGATGCCGATGATCTTCACGATCGGCGGGCTGGCCGGGCAGATGCTGTCGCCGAACCCGTGCTTTGCGACGCTTGCGATCTCGATGATCGTGCTGGGATCGGCGCTGAGCGCGCGGCCGCTGTCGGGTTTCATGCAGCGCCACGGGCGGCGGGCGGGGTTCCAGCTGGCCGCGATCAGCGGGATGCTGGGGGCGTCGGTGTCGGCGCTTGGGCTGTATCGAGGCAGTTTCACGCTGTATCTGATCGGCTCGCTACTGACCGGCGTCTATATGGCCGCGCAGGGGTTTTTCCGCTTTGCCGCGACCGACACCGCGCCCGAATCCTTCGCCCCGCGCGCGATCAGCCTGGTCATGGCGGGCGGGCTGGCATCCGCCGTCGTCGCGCTGGCGCTGCTGCGCCTGACCGAGGGGCTGTCGGCGATCCCGTTTCTGTACAGCTATTCGGTCATCATCCTGCTGAACCTCGGCGGGCTGCTGCTGTTTCTGGGCCTCGACATCCCCCGCCCCGCCGCCCCGCGTCCCGGTGTCGCCGCCGAAGGGCGGCCCATGGCCGAGATCCTGCGCGACCCGACGATCATCGTCGCGATGATCTGCGGGATGGTGTCTTATGCGCTGATGAACCTGATCATGACCTCGACGCCCTTGGCGATGGTCGGCTGCGGGCTGGAACAGTCGCAGGCGAGCGATGTGGTCTTTGCCCATGTCATGGCGATGTTCGTGCCGTCGTTCTTCACCGGGCATCTGATCAACCGGTTCGGCGCGACGGCCATCGTCGGGGTCGGGCTGACCATCCTGACGGCCTCGGGCGCGGTGGCGCTGACCGGGGTCGAGCTGGAGAACTTCTACCTGTCGCTGATCCTGCTGGGGATCGGCTGGAACTTCGGCTTTATCGGCGCGACCTCGATGCTGACCCAGGCCCATAGCCCGGCCGAGCGGGGACGCGTGCAGGGCATGAACGATCTGGTCGTGTTCAGCGGCGTGTTCCTCGCCTCGCTGTCCTCGGGCGGGCTGATGAACTGCGCGGCGGGAATGGACGCGCAGGCGGGATGGAATGCGGTCAATCTGGCGATGGTGCCGCTGCTGGTGCTGGCCGGCGGCGCGCTGATCTGGCTGCGGCTGCGGCCGAAGATGGCGTAG
- the eda gene encoding bifunctional 4-hydroxy-2-oxoglutarate aldolase/2-dehydro-3-deoxy-phosphogluconate aldolase, giving the protein MIPQTQSERTRALCAIAPVIPVLVIDDASRAEALAQALIAGGLPVLEVTLRTEAALDAIRQMSRVTGGHVGAGTVLTRDQVYRAKDAGASFAVAPGATETLIRACEDASLPLLPGAVTASEVMLAHEYGFDMLKFFPAGTSGGAPALKALAGPLPHIGFCPTGGITAANATDYLALKNVVCVGSSWVAPADSIAAGDWSGIEARARSAAHLRG; this is encoded by the coding sequence ATGATCCCGCAAACCCAATCCGAACGCACCCGCGCGCTTTGCGCCATCGCCCCCGTCATCCCGGTGCTGGTCATCGACGATGCCAGCCGGGCCGAGGCGCTGGCGCAGGCGCTGATCGCAGGCGGGCTGCCGGTGCTCGAGGTGACGCTGCGGACCGAGGCCGCACTGGACGCGATCCGGCAGATGTCTCGGGTGACCGGCGGTCATGTCGGCGCGGGCACCGTTCTGACGCGCGATCAGGTCTATCGCGCCAAGGATGCGGGTGCCTCCTTCGCCGTCGCCCCCGGCGCGACCGAGACGCTGATTCGCGCCTGCGAGGATGCCTCGCTGCCGCTGCTGCCCGGCGCCGTCACCGCGTCCGAGGTGATGCTCGCCCATGAATACGGGTTCGACATGCTCAAATTCTTTCCGGCCGGAACCTCGGGCGGGGCGCCGGCGCTGAAGGCACTGGCCGGGCCGCTGCCGCATATCGGCTTTTGCCCCACCGGCGGGATCACCGCCGCCAATGCCACCGATTATCTGGCGCTGAAGAACGTCGTCTGCGTCGGGTCAAGCTGGGTCGCCCCGGCCGATTCCATCGCCGCCGGTGACTGGTCCGGGATCGAGGCCCGCGCCCGCAGCGCCGCCCATTTGCGGGGCTAG
- a CDS encoding TAXI family TRAP transporter solute-binding subunit has product MIGRRGLVAGAVAALTLGPAWLPGEARAQAADVTYFRIANGSTAGTYYPIGGIIASAISNPPGGAPCADGGACGVPGLLATAVASAGSVANVEAVGSGRAESGFAQADVAYWAQTATGDFAGLPAIADLRAIAKLYPEALHIVARGDAPIRSLSDLRGMRVSLDEPGSGTLVDARLVLDAAGIADDEMTVLHLPAARAAQAMQAGELDAFFFVGGYPAPAISQLAGQSPVRLIALDDAVMDRLTKERSFFTRDSLPAGTYRGNPDDIATLSVGALWITRADQPEELIHAITRVLWNDNTLRQLGYGHRIGRRIRPENAVTGIPIPLHPGAERYYREAGLLR; this is encoded by the coding sequence GTGATCGGCCGGCGGGGTCTTGTGGCGGGCGCTGTCGCGGCGCTGACGCTTGGCCCCGCATGGCTGCCGGGCGAGGCCCGCGCGCAAGCCGCCGACGTCACCTATTTCCGCATCGCCAACGGCTCGACCGCGGGCACCTATTACCCCATCGGCGGGATCATCGCCTCAGCCATCTCGAACCCGCCCGGCGGCGCCCCCTGCGCCGACGGCGGGGCCTGCGGCGTGCCGGGGCTGCTGGCGACCGCCGTCGCCTCGGCCGGGTCGGTCGCCAATGTCGAGGCGGTGGGCAGCGGCCGCGCCGAATCAGGATTTGCCCAGGCCGATGTCGCCTATTGGGCGCAGACCGCGACGGGCGATTTTGCCGGGCTGCCGGCGATTGCCGACCTGCGCGCCATCGCGAAACTCTACCCCGAGGCGCTGCACATCGTCGCGCGCGGCGACGCGCCGATCCGCAGCCTGTCCGATCTGCGCGGGATGCGGGTCTCGCTGGACGAACCGGGCTCGGGGACGCTGGTCGATGCGCGGCTGGTGCTGGACGCCGCGGGTATCGCCGATGACGAGATGACCGTGCTGCACCTGCCCGCCGCCCGCGCCGCGCAGGCCATGCAGGCCGGAGAGCTTGACGCCTTCTTCTTCGTCGGCGGCTATCCGGCGCCCGCGATCAGCCAATTGGCCGGGCAGTCGCCGGTGCGGCTGATCGCGCTGGATGACGCGGTGATGGACCGGCTGACGAAAGAACGCAGCTTCTTCACCCGCGACAGCCTGCCCGCGGGCACCTATCGCGGCAATCCCGACGACATCGCCACGCTGTCGGTCGGGGCGCTGTGGATCACCCGCGCCGATCAACCCGAAGAGCTGATCCACGCCATCACCCGCGTCTTGTGGAACGACAACACGCTGCGCCAGCTTGGCTATGGCCACCGCATCGGCCGCCGCATCCGGCCCGAGAACGCCGTCACCGGCATCCCGATCCCGCTGCATCCGGGCGCCGAGCGCTACTATCGCGAGGCCGGGCTGCTGCGCTGA
- a CDS encoding lytic transglycosylase domain-containing protein: protein MSDPLRTDPARPGLRLSRRGMVLSVLALAACGGRPDPAPPRMSLLSPNLHPGETPEMRRKVDYWAAQHQIPPALLHRVIQRESGYRPEARNGPYYGLMQIMPQTARTMGYTGPATGLLDADTNLKYAGRYLRGAYLVADRNQDAAIGWYARGYYYEAKRKGLLKETGLRA, encoded by the coding sequence ATGTCTGATCCGCTGCGGACGGACCCCGCCCGCCCCGGCCTGCGCCTGTCGCGGCGGGGGATGGTGCTGTCGGTTCTGGCGCTTGCCGCCTGCGGCGGGCGGCCCGACCCCGCGCCCCCGCGGATGAGCCTGCTGTCGCCCAACCTGCACCCCGGCGAGACGCCCGAGATGCGCCGCAAGGTCGATTACTGGGCCGCGCAGCACCAGATCCCGCCCGCGCTGCTGCACCGCGTGATCCAGCGCGAATCCGGCTATCGCCCCGAGGCGCGCAACGGGCCTTACTATGGCCTGATGCAGATCATGCCGCAGACCGCGCGGACGATGGGCTATACCGGCCCGGCCACGGGGCTTCTGGATGCGGACACCAACCTGAAATATGCCGGGCGCTATCTGCGCGGGGCCTATCTGGTGGCCGACCGCAATCAGGACGCGGCCATCGGCTGGTATGCGCGCGGCTATTACTACGAGGCCAAGCGCAAAGGCCTGCTGAAAGAAACCGGGTTGCGGGCATGA
- the lpdA gene encoding dihydrolipoyl dehydrogenase encodes MSSYDLIVIGAGPGGYVCAIRAAQLGLKTAVVEGRDALGGTCLNVGCIPSKALLHSSHMYHEAAHNFPKMGLKGEPPTIDWNVMQGYKAETVETNTKGIEFLFKKNKIDWIKGWASIEGAGKVKVGDEVHEAKNIVIATGSEVSPLKGVTVDNDKGVIVDSTGALVLAKIPESMVVIGAGVIGLELGSVYARLGTKVTVVEYLDAITPGMDAEIQKQLQRTLTKQGLEFVMGAAVQSASESKGRASVAYKLRKDDSDHRLDADVVLLATGRRPYLDGLGLDKVGVELTERGQIKVDDHWATSAKGIYAIGDAVPGPMLAHKAEDEGMAVAEVIAGRAGHVNYGVIPSVIYTAPEVAAVGMTEAEAKNSGRKIKVGKFPFMGNARAKAMFAGDGFVKMIADAETDRVLGCHVIGPNAGDMIHEVCVAMEFGASAEDIAMTCHAHPTTSEAVREAALALGDGAIHV; translated from the coding sequence ATGTCCAGCTATGACCTGATCGTGATCGGTGCCGGTCCCGGTGGCTATGTCTGCGCGATCCGCGCCGCGCAGTTGGGCCTGAAGACCGCCGTGGTCGAGGGCCGCGACGCGCTCGGCGGCACCTGCCTGAATGTCGGCTGCATCCCGTCCAAGGCGCTGCTGCATTCCAGCCACATGTATCACGAGGCGGCGCATAACTTCCCCAAGATGGGCCTCAAGGGCGAGCCGCCGACCATCGACTGGAACGTGATGCAGGGCTACAAGGCCGAGACGGTCGAGACGAATACCAAGGGCATCGAGTTCCTGTTCAAGAAGAACAAGATCGACTGGATCAAGGGCTGGGCCAGCATCGAAGGCGCGGGCAAGGTCAAGGTCGGCGACGAGGTCCACGAGGCCAAGAACATTGTCATCGCCACCGGCTCCGAGGTCAGCCCCCTGAAGGGCGTCACCGTCGACAACGACAAGGGCGTGATCGTGGATTCGACCGGCGCGCTGGTGCTGGCGAAGATCCCCGAAAGCATGGTGGTGATCGGTGCGGGCGTGATCGGGCTGGAACTCGGCTCTGTCTATGCGCGGCTGGGAACCAAGGTGACCGTGGTCGAATATCTCGACGCCATCACCCCAGGCATGGATGCCGAGATCCAGAAACAGTTGCAGCGCACGCTGACCAAGCAGGGCCTCGAATTCGTCATGGGCGCCGCTGTCCAGTCGGCCAGCGAAAGCAAGGGCCGCGCCAGCGTCGCATACAAGCTGCGCAAGGATGACAGCGACCACCGTCTCGACGCCGATGTGGTGCTGCTGGCCACCGGCCGCCGCCCCTATCTGGACGGGCTGGGGCTGGACAAGGTCGGGGTCGAGCTGACCGAGCGCGGGCAGATCAAGGTGGACGACCACTGGGCCACCTCGGCCAAGGGCATCTATGCCATCGGCGACGCGGTCCCCGGCCCGATGCTGGCCCACAAGGCCGAGGATGAGGGGATGGCCGTGGCCGAGGTCATCGCCGGCCGCGCCGGGCACGTCAATTACGGCGTCATCCCCAGCGTCATCTATACCGCCCCCGAGGTCGCCGCCGTCGGCATGACCGAGGCCGAGGCCAAGAACAGCGGCCGCAAGATCAAGGTCGGCAAGTTTCCCTTCATGGGCAACGCCCGGGCCAAGGCGATGTTCGCGGGCGACGGCTTCGTCAAGATGATCGCGGATGCCGAAACCGACCGCGTGCTGGGCTGCCACGTCATCGGACCCAATGCCGGCGACATGATCCACGAGGTCTGCGTCGCGATGGAGTTCGGCGCCTCGGCCGAGGATATCGCGATGACCTGCCACGCCCACCCGACCACCTCGGAAGCGGTGCGAGAGGCTGCCCTGGCCCTTGGCGATGGCGCGATCCATGTCTGA